One genomic window of Vibrio mangrovi includes the following:
- a CDS encoding capsule biosynthesis GfcC family protein — MTLWKIISYFITIVSITFTPASYASSPVDVEIHFASSSQIHIEFDYLPRLDEAVLQGLDKTGTDWKTTDWMMSGLYDINVPYSLKQQVLSFVTKQQDIASQRYHDSWYYWSQLNDSLNALHYAKRIFQTIDPDATRLSHRLNPQLSGHWLISLKKSPKDVLVLGGVTTPGKRPWRSRLDARSYAQAAGLVDITIPEIFVIQPDGKVEKHRVGYWNQTFSEIAPGAIIYVPLPVEELPVIYPDDHLQNPNDLVVELLRNRLP; from the coding sequence ATGACTTTATGGAAAATCATTTCTTATTTTATAACAATTGTCAGCATAACATTTACTCCTGCTTCATATGCATCATCTCCAGTGGATGTAGAAATTCACTTCGCATCATCTTCCCAAATACATATAGAATTTGACTATCTTCCTCGTCTTGATGAAGCTGTTTTACAAGGACTGGATAAGACAGGAACCGACTGGAAAACGACCGACTGGATGATGTCAGGGTTATACGATATAAATGTACCTTATAGTTTAAAGCAGCAAGTCTTATCTTTCGTCACAAAACAGCAGGATATTGCCAGCCAGCGATATCATGATTCCTGGTATTACTGGTCCCAGCTCAACGATTCTCTGAACGCTTTACATTATGCAAAAAGGATCTTTCAAACGATCGATCCGGATGCAACTCGTTTAAGTCATCGGCTCAATCCTCAACTTTCAGGACACTGGCTTATTTCTCTGAAAAAAAGTCCAAAAGATGTTCTGGTTTTAGGTGGGGTTACAACACCAGGAAAACGACCATGGCGCTCTCGTCTTGATGCAAGAAGTTATGCTCAGGCAGCTGGGTTAGTTGATATCACTATCCCTGAAATTTTTGTAATCCAGCCTGATGGAAAAGTAGAAAAACATCGTGTCGGATATTGGAACCAGACATTTTCAGAAATTGCTCCGGGAGCTATCATTTATGTCCCTCTTCCCGTAGAAGAATTGCCCGTTATTTATCCAGATGATCACCTTCAGAATCCTAACGACCTTGTTGTCGAGCTACTAAGAAACAGATTGCCATGA
- a CDS encoding YjbF family lipoprotein: MTNFPRISHYYYLLIINLLLLAGCSQSTQDLSDTIQSAFLGPDDNLISPREVDKLPYASLYVKMGDNPQALMILTWAEPTQSPNESVALKWLSANHEVLVTLSGRIVKTVNLRDGNIIQLESKNMDPLKLGLQKNSTPHIWEYKISWLPGYHSNYQAVSTFTIGNIESKDLPNGKKSLLHITEEVKIPQLKQQYKNDYWINPHTGAVIASEQHIFPGSEKIMLSVGKPYAGENNE; this comes from the coding sequence ATGACAAATTTCCCTCGTATTTCTCATTATTACTACTTGTTGATTATTAATTTGCTTTTACTTGCAGGGTGCTCTCAAAGTACACAAGATCTATCAGATACGATTCAGTCAGCATTCTTAGGACCAGATGATAACCTTATTTCTCCGAGAGAAGTTGATAAACTCCCGTATGCAAGTTTATATGTAAAAATGGGAGACAACCCACAAGCTTTGATGATTCTCACATGGGCAGAACCAACACAATCACCAAATGAATCTGTTGCTTTAAAATGGTTATCAGCTAATCATGAAGTGTTGGTAACATTGTCAGGTAGAATTGTTAAAACAGTCAATCTCAGAGATGGAAATATAATCCAACTTGAGTCAAAAAATATGGATCCACTCAAGTTAGGATTGCAAAAAAATTCGACGCCACATATTTGGGAATATAAAATAAGCTGGCTGCCTGGATATCATTCCAATTATCAGGCTGTATCTACATTTACGATAGGGAATATAGAAAGTAAAGACTTACCAAATGGGAAAAAATCACTATTACATATTACTGAAGAGGTAAAGATTCCCCAATTAAAACAACAATATAAAAACGACTACTGGATTAACCCTCACACCGGAGCTGTCATAGCAAGTGAGCAGCATATTTTTCCAGGTTCAGAAAAAATAATGCTATCCGTTGGTAAACCTTATGCCGGAGAAAATAACGAATGA
- a CDS encoding capsule assembly Wzi family protein, with protein sequence MDDPYLRADLQMLADAGLISVPIHSYPMRWSRIEADLQLMRMIQLPPSLNQAYEHLSYALERAMTGHGRRHVHLSYADHYRNDESFAAPATTHWQIKSSYEFVGREYALRVAANYQRSPDESGKEDSDYGLDSSYLAASWGNLSATLGSLQHWWGPTWIYNSVWGHTRRTVPGFNLAYDAYEWPILGSWHAETFWGFNETQNSNHKQWANRFEFSPVSRLNIGFVHQKWFEKHDWDGYLTGSIQPQDGEQEQYSTDIRLSLPVLNVGTDLTQSIYVQGTSLVNEHSLGSLVLGWQSQFDLGEQSLRWVAEVKQLTNEAKQQWRNMLSDRTQMAGLHYYQPINGTDIGEAKSLKLLWITPNSWELTLQGQSYHYAYQKTQEKFTTYVRLPLANSRLTFGSDYTPDTTSSQTDKWNYWATWDFRF encoded by the coding sequence ATGGATGATCCTTATCTGAGAGCGGACTTACAGATGTTGGCTGATGCCGGTCTTATTTCTGTTCCTATTCATTCTTATCCGATGCGCTGGTCTCGTATTGAGGCTGATTTACAACTGATGAGAATGATCCAATTACCTCCATCACTAAATCAGGCATATGAACATCTCAGTTATGCTTTGGAACGAGCCATGACTGGGCATGGGAGGAGACATGTCCACCTGTCTTACGCAGACCATTACCGAAATGATGAAAGTTTTGCGGCTCCGGCGACAACACATTGGCAAATAAAGTCGAGTTATGAATTTGTTGGGAGAGAGTACGCTCTGCGTGTTGCTGCAAACTATCAGCGTTCTCCCGATGAATCAGGCAAGGAAGACTCTGATTATGGGCTGGATAGCAGTTATCTGGCTGCTAGTTGGGGAAATTTAAGTGCGACTCTGGGGAGTCTGCAACATTGGTGGGGGCCGACCTGGATTTACAATTCGGTCTGGGGGCATACTCGCAGAACAGTTCCCGGCTTTAATTTAGCATACGACGCTTATGAGTGGCCCATCTTGGGGAGCTGGCATGCTGAAACTTTCTGGGGATTCAATGAAACTCAAAACAGTAATCATAAACAGTGGGCCAATCGATTTGAGTTTAGTCCGGTAAGCCGGCTGAATATAGGTTTCGTTCATCAGAAATGGTTTGAGAAACATGACTGGGATGGATATCTGACTGGTTCAATACAACCCCAAGATGGTGAACAGGAACAATATAGTACTGATATCCGGTTGAGTTTACCTGTACTCAATGTTGGAACAGACTTGACTCAAAGTATTTATGTCCAGGGGACCAGTTTAGTCAATGAGCACTCACTCGGTTCCTTAGTGCTGGGGTGGCAGAGCCAGTTTGATCTGGGAGAGCAATCTTTGCGCTGGGTTGCTGAAGTGAAGCAACTGACTAATGAAGCAAAACAGCAGTGGCGAAATATGCTGTCTGACCGGACTCAAATGGCAGGATTGCACTATTACCAGCCGATAAATGGTACTGATATCGGGGAAGCAAAATCACTGAAGTTACTTTGGATAACGCCGAATAGCTGGGAACTGACATTACAGGGGCAAAGCTATCACTATGCTTATCAAAAAACACAAGAAAAATTTACTACCTATGTGCGTTTGCCGTTGGCAAATAGCCGTCTGACTTTTGGCTCTGATTACACACCTGATACAACAAGCAGTCAAACAGATAAATGGAACTACTGGGCTACCTGGGATTTTCGTTTCTAA
- a CDS encoding SLBB domain-containing protein, producing MRYLLFKLVTIFLISLSSASWAANFTASQIDLLKQLPPAQQKALALQYGIDLSTLRGEYSDTEHSVPVQTIQPRSVNKSDDSQTDLQQEDNASPDESGPLSDFGYELFAGQPSSNTPIDDLPVPNNYLIASGDEIDVQLFGSQNNNYSLNVSRDGSIQFPELGPIHVAGQTFSELKANLTERIKKQILGVDVAISLGSLRTMQVYVTGDVYRPGAYNIPSLATVTQALIAAGGFNKSGSLRDITVLRDNKVVTRLDLYRLLLEGNKQNDIRLQSGDTVFVGPKGASVRIQGKVRRPAIYEIESGTTIGQLIKQAGGSKASAYLLKVKIKRYRDNGIHVHTLDVTKAKDKQFVLQDGDEVTVSPVGDVLKNSVIVRGAVIRQGAYAYHTGMKISDLFVSSDDLMPNADLDYALVVRELSHKHNVKVLQFSINKAINAVGAPDNLELSSGDQVLVFATDLSLDNWQAEPVKRDLSLPDRSSTRSSADSLDSPDGSVNKEKNHKKDTTRDALTGVTLVSEKESMLAVKDSEVDNQEQQQHEPASRVRLLEPLIARLKLQAVNGEKVKIYEISGAVRYPGVYPLVEGGRLRDAIAAAGGLLESAAKDQAELSRVILMPGSVSLNHQKFDLLKSLTNPDDNFLLESKDRIDIQRKTNWKTDNVVEIQGEVRHPGNYTINQGETIVDLVKRAGGLSRFAYPQGAVFSREILRIQEQQRMKMVTNNLRQEIASLTLRRQSSAATYTSSPTEALKVVDDLSNIPAVGRLVIDLPKILEGRSHVKIMLEGGDKLYIPPKRNTISVLGQVQISSNFTFDPSLSVDKYIDLAGGEKKQADTNRVYVIRANGAVMLPNQSHWFVRSEKPLEPGDTIVVPIDTDYLDGLSTFSTATQMMYQIGVAWNAVK from the coding sequence ATGAGATATCTTCTATTCAAATTAGTCACAATTTTTTTAATCTCCCTTAGTTCTGCTTCCTGGGCGGCAAACTTTACTGCATCACAGATTGATCTGTTGAAGCAATTGCCTCCGGCACAGCAAAAAGCTCTGGCTTTACAGTATGGTATCGATTTATCTACATTGCGTGGTGAGTATTCTGACACTGAGCACTCGGTACCTGTGCAAACAATACAACCGAGATCAGTAAACAAGTCCGACGATTCTCAGACTGATTTACAGCAAGAGGATAATGCTTCCCCTGATGAGTCCGGGCCGTTGTCCGACTTCGGATATGAGTTGTTCGCCGGTCAGCCTTCCAGCAATACTCCTATTGATGATTTACCTGTCCCCAACAATTATTTGATTGCTTCCGGTGATGAAATTGATGTCCAGCTATTTGGTAGTCAGAACAACAATTACAGCCTTAATGTTTCCCGGGACGGCAGCATTCAGTTTCCGGAATTAGGTCCGATTCATGTTGCCGGACAGACTTTCAGTGAGTTGAAAGCCAATCTGACTGAACGGATTAAAAAACAGATTCTGGGTGTTGATGTAGCCATTTCACTTGGCTCATTACGGACCATGCAGGTTTATGTGACGGGAGATGTTTATCGTCCGGGAGCCTATAACATTCCAAGTCTGGCAACTGTCACACAGGCATTGATTGCTGCCGGGGGATTCAATAAAAGTGGTTCATTAAGAGATATTACGGTTCTCCGGGATAATAAAGTTGTTACACGGCTGGATTTGTACCGCTTGCTATTAGAAGGAAATAAGCAAAACGATATTCGCCTGCAGTCAGGTGATACTGTATTTGTTGGTCCCAAAGGTGCTTCTGTTCGTATTCAGGGGAAAGTCCGCCGTCCCGCGATTTATGAAATTGAGTCTGGAACAACAATTGGTCAGCTAATAAAACAGGCTGGTGGCAGTAAAGCGAGTGCCTACTTACTTAAAGTGAAGATCAAACGCTACCGGGATAATGGCATACATGTCCATACGCTGGATGTGACGAAAGCAAAAGATAAGCAGTTTGTACTTCAGGATGGTGATGAAGTCACGGTTAGTCCGGTGGGTGATGTCTTAAAGAACTCGGTGATTGTCCGGGGAGCTGTAATCCGGCAGGGAGCATATGCATACCACACAGGAATGAAGATTTCTGATTTATTCGTTTCATCTGATGACCTGATGCCTAATGCTGATCTGGATTATGCACTGGTCGTGCGCGAACTAAGTCATAAACACAATGTAAAAGTTTTACAGTTTAGTATCAATAAAGCAATAAATGCTGTGGGAGCTCCGGACAATTTGGAGTTGTCATCGGGGGATCAGGTTTTGGTCTTTGCAACGGATCTGTCACTAGATAACTGGCAGGCTGAGCCGGTAAAACGTGATTTGTCATTGCCTGATAGGTCATCTACCCGTTCTTCAGCGGATAGTTTGGATAGCCCTGATGGTTCCGTAAACAAGGAAAAGAACCATAAGAAGGATACCACTCGTGATGCTTTAACCGGAGTGACCCTGGTCTCTGAAAAAGAATCGATGTTGGCTGTTAAAGATAGTGAAGTTGATAATCAGGAGCAACAACAACATGAACCGGCATCCAGAGTTCGGTTATTAGAACCTTTAATTGCCCGCTTGAAATTGCAGGCAGTCAATGGGGAAAAAGTCAAAATATATGAAATTAGTGGTGCTGTCCGTTACCCGGGAGTTTATCCGCTTGTTGAAGGCGGAAGGTTAAGAGATGCAATTGCCGCCGCGGGAGGGCTGTTGGAATCGGCAGCGAAAGATCAGGCTGAATTGTCGCGGGTCATTCTTATGCCTGGAAGTGTTTCGCTGAATCACCAGAAATTTGATTTGCTGAAATCACTGACCAACCCGGATGATAACTTTCTGCTGGAATCAAAAGACCGGATTGATATTCAACGTAAAACGAACTGGAAAACGGATAATGTTGTTGAAATTCAGGGTGAGGTAAGACACCCGGGTAATTATACCATTAATCAGGGAGAGACAATTGTTGATTTGGTGAAGCGTGCCGGAGGGCTTTCCCGGTTTGCCTACCCGCAAGGGGCAGTATTCAGCCGGGAGATTCTGCGTATTCAGGAACAACAACGGATGAAGATGGTGACGAATAATCTCCGGCAAGAGATCGCTTCGCTGACTCTTCGGCGACAAAGTAGCGCAGCAACTTATACATCATCTCCGACTGAAGCCTTAAAGGTTGTCGATGATTTATCTAACATTCCAGCCGTCGGGCGGTTAGTGATCGACTTACCTAAAATTTTAGAAGGCCGCTCCCATGTAAAAATCATGCTTGAAGGTGGCGATAAACTCTACATTCCTCCCAAACGAAATACGATTTCAGTATTAGGACAGGTGCAGATATCCAGTAATTTCACTTTTGATCCAAGTTTATCGGTAGATAAATACATCGATTTGGCCGGCGGAGAGAAAAAACAGGCAGATACAAACCGCGTTTATGTCATTCGGGCAAATGGTGCTGTTATGTTACCGAATCAGTCTCACTGGTTTGTTCGTTCGGAAAAACCGTTGGAACCGGGAGATACCATTGTTGTTCCGATTGATACTGATTATCTGGATGGTTTGAGTACATTTAGTACGGCAACACAAATGATGTATCAGATTGGCGTGGCGTGGAATGCGGTTAAATGA
- a CDS encoding Wzz/FepE/Etk N-terminal domain-containing protein, with the protein MTEYESRQVTDIPVLPQTKTEEEIDLSVLFTVLWRAKWFIIACTLFFAIAGGIYAFMKPDIYRADVLLTPTTTDSGSQLESVASRLGGLASLAGIGVGSGSSGVQKALYALQVLQSRKFIGNFIQKHDLLVPLMAAKGWDKENGELIYNSDMYDVKHHQWASKEGRVFKPKLLVATHYFKREILQIDIDTEAKMVTVSIDFYSPYIAQQWVNWLVEDLNHEIRFQDMTDAQNSIDYLNQQVLRTSLADTRSMLYQLIEQQTKKLMLTKVHQEYVLKTVDPAVVAAGPAKPRRLLYIAVACVLGGFIAVLMVFIRQFIRNNRKN; encoded by the coding sequence ATGACTGAATATGAAAGCCGACAAGTTACCGATATTCCGGTATTACCACAGACAAAGACGGAAGAAGAGATTGATCTCAGCGTTTTGTTTACTGTGTTGTGGCGCGCAAAATGGTTCATTATCGCCTGCACACTATTTTTTGCGATAGCTGGGGGAATTTATGCTTTTATGAAGCCAGATATCTATCGGGCGGATGTTCTTCTTACACCAACAACAACTGATTCGGGATCTCAACTGGAGTCTGTTGCCAGCAGACTGGGCGGATTAGCATCACTGGCGGGAATTGGGGTCGGTAGTGGTTCTTCAGGAGTACAGAAGGCGTTGTATGCCTTGCAGGTGCTTCAATCCCGGAAGTTTATTGGAAACTTTATTCAGAAACATGACCTGTTAGTTCCGTTAATGGCAGCCAAAGGATGGGATAAAGAGAATGGTGAATTAATTTATAACTCCGATATGTATGATGTGAAACACCATCAATGGGCAAGTAAAGAAGGAAGAGTATTCAAACCGAAATTACTTGTTGCTACCCACTATTTTAAGCGAGAAATACTGCAGATTGATATTGATACCGAGGCAAAAATGGTTACGGTCAGTATTGATTTCTATTCCCCATATATTGCCCAACAGTGGGTGAACTGGTTGGTCGAAGATTTGAATCATGAGATCCGCTTTCAGGATATGACCGATGCTCAGAACAGTATCGATTATTTAAATCAACAAGTACTTCGGACCAGTTTGGCAGATACTCGTTCAATGCTCTATCAATTGATCGAACAGCAGACGAAGAAATTAATGTTGACCAAAGTACATCAAGAATATGTCCTTAAAACGGTAGACCCGGCTGTTGTTGCTGCGGGGCCAGCAAAACCAAGACGATTACTGTACATCGCCGTTGCATGTGTATTGGGTGGATTTATTGCTGTATTGATGGTCTTTATCAGGCAGTTTATTCGAAATAATCGGAAAAATTAA
- the rfbF gene encoding glucose-1-phosphate cytidylyltransferase: MKAVILAGGLGTRLSEETVIKPKPMVEIGGKPILWHIMKIYSHYGVNEFIICCGYKGYVIKEYFANYFMHMSDITFDMAKNEMHVHHKRAEPWKVTLVDTGENSMTGGRLRRVREYIQNEPEFFFTYGDGVADINIAKTLDFHRSHGKLATLTATYPPGRFGVLTIERNAVRSFQEKPKGDGAMINGGFFVLSPKVIDLIENDQTTWEQSPLNQLAADGELMAYSHDGFWQPMDTLRDKAKLEELWETHKAPWKLWE, from the coding sequence ATGAAAGCTGTGATTTTAGCTGGTGGGTTAGGTACTCGGCTCAGTGAAGAAACAGTAATCAAGCCAAAGCCAATGGTTGAAATCGGAGGAAAACCTATTCTTTGGCATATTATGAAAATATATTCTCACTATGGGGTGAATGAATTCATTATCTGCTGTGGTTATAAGGGATATGTGATTAAAGAATATTTCGCGAATTATTTTATGCATATGTCGGATATCACTTTCGATATGGCAAAGAATGAAATGCATGTCCACCATAAACGGGCAGAACCCTGGAAAGTTACATTAGTTGATACCGGGGAAAACTCAATGACTGGAGGTCGGCTGAGACGTGTTCGGGAATATATTCAGAATGAGCCTGAGTTTTTCTTTACTTATGGTGATGGCGTTGCAGATATAAATATAGCAAAGACATTAGATTTTCATCGTTCCCATGGAAAACTCGCTACGCTCACAGCTACCTATCCACCTGGTCGTTTCGGGGTTCTCACTATTGAACGAAATGCTGTTCGTTCTTTTCAGGAAAAACCCAAGGGAGATGGAGCGATGATCAATGGTGGATTCTTTGTCCTCTCCCCAAAAGTGATCGACCTGATTGAGAATGATCAGACGACATGGGAGCAAAGTCCACTGAATCAGTTGGCTGCTGATGGGGAACTGATGGCTTACAGTCACGACGGTTTCTGGCAACCCATGGATACCCTGCGGGATAAAGCTAAACTTGAAGAATTATGGGAGACTCACAAGGCTCCATGGAAGTTGTGGGAGTAA
- the rfbG gene encoding CDP-glucose 4,6-dehydratase, translating into MTDPSFWQGKRVFITGHTGFKGSWLTSWLVLMEARVKGFSLGVPTTPSLFHIAKLDEVCSEHQIGDIRNYQQLCQAIKTFRPDIVIHMAAQPLVRYSYDNPIETYQSNVMGTVHLLDAIRQVDSVRAVVCVTSDKCYENREWVWGYREVEPMGGYDPYSNSKGCSELVISAYRNSYFNPDDYARHGVAIASARAGNVIGGGDWASDRLIPDVLRAFEQKREVEVRSPNAIRPWQHVLEPLSGYLKLAEQLYEHGADFNGGWNFGPDSTDARTVRYIVDRLAQLWGDGVSWRMKEGVHPHEAHYLKLDCSKATQLLDWHPCWSLSKSLKRIVDWHHAWLAGENMQHYSLNEIRSYIESRDDA; encoded by the coding sequence ATGACTGATCCATCCTTCTGGCAAGGGAAGAGAGTATTCATTACAGGTCATACTGGCTTTAAAGGTAGTTGGCTGACATCGTGGCTGGTTTTAATGGAAGCGAGAGTAAAAGGGTTCTCTCTGGGAGTTCCAACCACACCAAGCCTGTTTCACATCGCAAAGCTTGATGAAGTGTGTTCAGAACATCAGATTGGTGATATCCGTAATTACCAGCAACTCTGTCAGGCTATAAAAACGTTTCGTCCTGATATTGTGATTCATATGGCGGCTCAGCCATTGGTTCGATATTCCTATGATAACCCTATTGAAACTTACCAGAGCAATGTTATGGGAACTGTTCATCTGTTGGATGCTATCCGCCAGGTTGACTCTGTCCGTGCGGTTGTATGTGTAACAAGTGATAAGTGTTATGAAAACCGTGAATGGGTTTGGGGATACCGTGAAGTTGAACCCATGGGAGGATATGACCCTTATTCGAATAGTAAAGGTTGTTCGGAGTTGGTTATCAGTGCTTATCGCAATTCTTATTTTAATCCTGATGATTATGCCAGACATGGTGTTGCGATTGCATCTGCCAGAGCCGGTAATGTTATTGGTGGTGGAGACTGGGCATCAGATCGGTTAATTCCTGATGTACTGCGGGCGTTTGAACAAAAGCGGGAAGTTGAAGTTCGTAGTCCGAACGCTATTCGTCCCTGGCAACATGTACTTGAACCTTTATCCGGATATCTGAAACTGGCCGAACAATTATATGAACACGGTGCTGATTTCAATGGTGGATGGAACTTTGGTCCGGATAGTACAGATGCCCGAACTGTCCGATATATTGTCGATAGGCTGGCGCAGTTATGGGGAGATGGTGTGTCATGGAGAATGAAGGAAGGCGTTCATCCTCATGAAGCACATTATCTGAAATTGGATTGTTCCAAAGCCACTCAGTTACTTGATTGGCATCCTTGTTGGAGCCTATCTAAAAGTCTGAAAAGAATCGTGGACTGGCATCATGCATGGCTGGCCGGTGAGAATATGCAACACTATAGTCTGAATGAAATCAGAAGTTATATCGAGAGCAGGGATGACGCATGA